A stretch of Crossiella cryophila DNA encodes these proteins:
- a CDS encoding fluoride efflux transporter FluC encodes MTALLVVLGAALGAPLRYLVTRWATRRFPGLPWGTFAVNTAGSLLLGWLAGAMVAAPAMALLGTGFCGALTTYSTFAQETRLLPRGRAALNVAGSLAAGILAATTGFLLGTLVW; translated from the coding sequence GTGACCGCGCTGCTGGTGGTGCTGGGCGCGGCACTCGGCGCCCCGCTGCGCTACCTGGTCACCCGGTGGGCGACGCGGCGCTTCCCCGGCCTGCCCTGGGGCACCTTCGCGGTGAACACCGCGGGTTCGCTGCTGCTCGGCTGGCTGGCCGGGGCCATGGTGGCCGCACCGGCGATGGCGCTGCTGGGCACCGGCTTCTGCGGCGCGCTGACCACCTACTCGACCTTCGCGCAGGAAACCCGCCTGCTGCCAAGGGGCAGGGCGGCGCTCAACGTGGCAGGCAGCCTGGCCGCCGGAATTCTGGCCGCCACCACCGGCTTCCTGCTGGGTACGCTGGTCTGGTGA
- a CDS encoding fluoride efflux transporter FluC, whose amino-acid sequence MPVLLLISAGGALGALARHALGLALPGPWPTVGINVLGCLLIGLLMSLTAADSALRPFLGTGVLGGFTTFSAYTVDAVRLVHAGQAAEAAAYLAITLLAALAAVWAGHLLGERIAR is encoded by the coding sequence ATGCCGGTTCTGCTGCTCATCTCCGCCGGTGGCGCTCTCGGCGCCCTGGCTCGCCACGCCCTCGGGCTGGCCCTGCCGGGCCCCTGGCCGACGGTCGGGATCAACGTGCTCGGCTGCTTGCTGATCGGCCTGCTGATGAGCCTGACCGCCGCGGATTCCGCGCTGCGCCCGTTCCTGGGCACCGGGGTGCTCGGCGGCTTCACCACCTTCTCCGCCTACACCGTGGACGCGGTCCGGCTGGTGCACGCGGGCCAGGCCGCCGAGGCCGCCGCCTACCTGGCTATCACCCTGCTCGCCGCGCTGGCCGCGGTCTGGGCCGGGCACCTGCTCGGCGAGCGGATCGCCCGGTGA